One Abyssisolibacter fermentans genomic window carries:
- a CDS encoding M55 family metallopeptidase has product MQDCIPPVKFNRSPPPYRDGRHLVPCYKEGFTMKVYVSVNIEGVTGRNT; this is encoded by the coding sequence GTGCAAGATTGCATACCGCCTGTTAAATTTAATCGGTCTCCACCACCCTATAGAGATGGTAGACATCTTGTGCCTTGTTATAAAGAAGGCTTTACAATGAAAGTATATGTAAGCGTAAACATCGAAGGCGTTACAGGCAGAAATACCTAA
- the lysA gene encoding diaminopimelate decarboxylase: MVKKIENGILYFDGCNTLELAKKYNTPLYVISENEIINRCKEIRESFLNKYPNTKAVYASKAFLSLAMCKIIEREGLGLDVVSGGELYTAIEAGFPAEKLEFNGNNKSASELRMAVSYGVGRIIVDNTFELDLLEEICKSENKTAKILFRITPGVKINTHKYITTGNKDSKFGIPLNENIIYPAIEKAIKSEHIEFIGFHYHVGSQLHDNRSHLAALETSLALVNFTIDKYGYTPSELNIGGGFGIKYTENDNPKPLSYFIDPIMDRIERFCTEKNLDMMQVIIEPGRWVIGEAGITLYTIGSIKDIPNIRKYVAVDGGMTDNIRPALYQAQYDAVIANKASKPKTETVTICGKCCESGDILIKDINTPNVEADDILAVFSTGAYGYSMSNNYNRNVIPAVVLVNDGNDELIVKRQSYQDMLRNDLVPERLR, translated from the coding sequence ATGGTTAAAAAAATTGAGAATGGAATACTATACTTTGATGGATGCAATACATTAGAATTAGCTAAAAAATACAATACACCCCTTTATGTAATTTCGGAAAATGAAATAATTAATAGATGTAAGGAAATTAGAGAATCTTTTTTGAATAAATATCCAAACACAAAAGCTGTATATGCTTCTAAAGCATTTTTATCTCTTGCTATGTGTAAAATCATAGAAAGAGAAGGTTTAGGACTTGATGTAGTATCGGGCGGCGAATTGTATACAGCTATAGAAGCAGGGTTCCCAGCTGAAAAACTAGAGTTTAACGGAAATAATAAATCAGCAAGCGAATTAAGAATGGCTGTAAGCTATGGAGTAGGTAGAATTATTGTTGATAATACTTTTGAACTAGACTTATTAGAAGAAATATGTAAAAGTGAAAATAAAACTGCAAAAATATTATTTAGAATAACACCTGGTGTTAAAATAAATACTCATAAATATATCACTACAGGGAATAAAGATTCTAAATTTGGTATTCCTTTAAATGAGAATATTATTTATCCTGCTATAGAAAAAGCTATAAAATCAGAGCATATTGAATTCATAGGTTTTCATTATCATGTTGGTTCTCAACTTCATGATAACAGATCACATTTAGCAGCACTTGAAACTTCTTTAGCACTTGTTAATTTTACTATAGACAAATACGGCTACACACCATCAGAGTTAAATATCGGAGGTGGCTTTGGTATTAAATATACTGAAAATGATAATCCAAAACCATTATCATATTTTATTGATCCTATTATGGATAGGATTGAAAGATTTTGTACTGAAAAAAATTTAGATATGATGCAAGTAATAATTGAGCCTGGTAGATGGGTAATTGGCGAAGCAGGAATAACTTTATATACTATAGGCTCAATCAAAGACATACCAAATATAAGAAAATATGTAGCTGTAGACGGAGGAATGACAGATAATATTAGACCTGCACTATACCAAGCACAGTATGATGCTGTTATAGCTAACAAAGCTAGCAAACCAAAAACTGAAACAGTAACTATTTGTGGCAAATGTTGTGAATCAGGAGATATATTAATCAAAGACATTAATACACCTAATGTTGAAGCGGATGATATATTAGCTGTATTTAGCACTGGTGCCTATGGATACTCTATGTCAAATAATTATAATAGAAATGTTATCCCAGCAGTGGTTTTAGTTAATGATGGAAATGATGAACTAATAGTTAAAAGACAGTCTTATCAAGATATGTTACGAAATGACCTTGTGCCAGAAAGATTAAGATAA
- the dapF gene encoding diaminopimelate epimerase, which produces MNIEFTKLQGLGNDFIVIDNRIYNFSTQKLSTFASRLCTRKLSIGADGLMAVDTATTSNADFKMRFYNSDGSIGEMCGNGARCIARYAFVNNITSNNMSFETTAGIVHAQIQEGRLVKVQLNNPDILDLDRTVTIDDNIYNCSYIELGNPGVPHAVVKMTGLNNTATNEIFDLGKALRYDNVFPKGANINFYDIVDDTTAIVKTYERGVEDFTLACGTGSASVAIALILKNILKSNNVKIIVPGGELFVNIERNKLDVQKVYLIGNTNIVCKGVITDEELLY; this is translated from the coding sequence TTGAATATTGAATTCACTAAACTGCAAGGACTTGGCAATGATTTTATTGTAATTGATAATAGAATATATAATTTTTCAACTCAAAAACTATCTACTTTCGCATCAAGATTATGCACCAGAAAATTATCAATAGGAGCAGATGGTCTTATGGCTGTAGATACTGCTACTACTAGTAATGCAGATTTCAAGATGAGATTCTACAACTCTGATGGTAGTATTGGTGAGATGTGCGGAAATGGGGCAAGATGTATTGCAAGATATGCATTTGTAAATAATATAACAAGTAATAACATGTCTTTTGAAACTACAGCAGGAATTGTGCACGCTCAGATACAAGAAGGTAGGTTAGTCAAAGTACAGCTTAATAACCCAGATATACTTGACCTAGATAGGACGGTTACTATTGATGATAATATATATAACTGTTCATATATAGAACTGGGCAATCCTGGTGTTCCCCATGCAGTAGTTAAAATGACTGGATTAAATAATACTGCTACGAATGAAATATTTGATTTAGGTAAAGCTTTAAGATACGATAATGTGTTCCCTAAAGGAGCAAATATTAACTTTTATGACATAGTGGATGATACAACTGCAATCGTAAAGACTTATGAAAGAGGCGTTGAAGATTTTACCCTTGCATGTGGTACGGGATCAGCCTCCGTTGCAATTGCATTAATTTTAAAAAACATATTAAAAAGCAATAATGTAAAAATTATAGTCCCTGGTGGAGAGTTATTTGTAAATATAGAAAGAAATAAACTTGATGTGCAAAAGGTTTATCTAATTGGAAATACCAATATTGTATGTAAGGGCGTCATAACAGATGAAGAATTGCTGTATTAA
- a CDS encoding amidohydrolase codes for MHNLIQKKVDKIKEEIIIDRRDFHKYPEIGWTEFRTASLVARRLEELGFQVLVGKEVMNSDKRMGLIDKEILKEHYIRAKKQGADTYYLEKVKYGFTGVVGILKCGDGPVIGLRFDIDALEVLESKDTEHFPKKEGFRSLNEGIMHACAHDGHIAIGIGIAKILSEMKQFFNGTIKLIFQPAEEGVRGAKSMAVSGILDDLDFILSSHIGMVKDGSNKIYSNVQELLATSKFDAHFTGISTHAGASPEKGKNVMLAVATAILNLNSIPRHSKGQTRINVGKLTAGSGRNVIPSDAVMMVETRGSTSELNNYMKEHAIRIIKSSADMYDLKLSIKEMGGAESAVSDEYLINKLKDAVNKINNVEVDDTNINFGGSEDFTYMMKRVQNNGGKAIYFIIGSDIKADHHNGKFDFIEDDLITAVKVYSMLIAELLHKK; via the coding sequence ATGCATAATTTGATACAAAAAAAAGTAGATAAAATTAAAGAGGAAATAATAATTGATAGAAGAGATTTTCATAAATATCCTGAAATTGGTTGGACAGAATTTAGAACTGCATCACTAGTTGCAAGACGATTAGAAGAACTTGGCTTTCAAGTTTTAGTAGGAAAGGAAGTAATGAATTCAGACAAGCGAATGGGTCTAATAGATAAAGAAATCTTAAAAGAACATTATATTAGAGCAAAAAAACAAGGTGCAGATACTTATTATTTAGAAAAAGTGAAATATGGGTTTACAGGAGTTGTAGGTATTCTTAAATGTGGTGATGGACCAGTTATAGGGCTTAGATTTGATATAGATGCACTAGAGGTACTCGAAAGTAAAGACACAGAACATTTTCCTAAAAAAGAGGGTTTTAGATCATTAAATGAAGGTATTATGCATGCTTGCGCACATGACGGTCATATTGCTATAGGAATAGGCATAGCGAAAATTTTGTCTGAAATGAAACAGTTTTTTAATGGAACAATAAAACTTATTTTTCAACCTGCTGAAGAAGGTGTTAGAGGTGCTAAATCAATGGCAGTCTCTGGGATATTAGATGATTTGGATTTTATATTATCTAGTCATATTGGTATGGTTAAAGATGGAAGTAATAAGATATATTCTAATGTACAAGAATTATTGGCTACATCAAAGTTTGATGCACATTTTACAGGGATTTCAACTCATGCTGGTGCTAGTCCTGAAAAAGGAAAGAATGTTATGTTAGCTGTAGCAACGGCTATTTTAAATTTAAATTCGATACCAAGGCATAGTAAAGGTCAAACACGAATTAATGTAGGTAAATTAACAGCAGGAAGTGGGAGAAATGTTATACCTTCAGATGCTGTTATGATGGTAGAGACAAGAGGTAGCACATCAGAGCTAAACAATTATATGAAAGAACATGCTATTAGGATTATTAAGAGCAGTGCTGATATGTATGATTTAAAGTTAAGTATTAAAGAAATGGGTGGAGCAGAAAGTGCTGTTAGTGATGAGTATTTAATAAACAAATTAAAAGATGCTGTTAATAAAATCAATAACGTAGAAGTAGATGATACTAACATTAATTTTGGAGGAAGTGAAGATTTTACTTATATGATGAAAAGAGTTCAAAATAATGGAGGAAAAGCTATCTATTTTATTATAGGCAGTGATATAAAAGCTGATCATCACAATGGTAAATTTGATTTTATTGAAGATGATTTAATAACAGCAGTAAAGGTTTATAGTATGCTAATAGCTGAGTTATTACATAAAAAATAG
- a CDS encoding asparaginase — protein MSIVAKIYRGNLVDVTHIGHIAVVDYTGKILYHYGNPERVTFARSSAKPIQAIPCIESGAVDAYNINDKELALFCASHSGEYFHTNYVKSILSKAGLNEEYLQCGTHYPLAKYAADKLIANNQEPQSVHCNCSGKHSGMLITAKFLNEDLNTYFKEEHPVQKRIMEIISDICDYNKNDIITAIDGCGVPVHALPLYKFAQGYARLSKPELFNEKRKNAIKRITNAMTSYPEMIGGTDRLCSDLMRVCGKKLFAKTGASAYYAIGLKDKGIGLTFKMEDGNSKIISAVILETLRQLDIITNEELKELDKYYNIQYKNHKGEIVGHIETSFELIKDIEQ, from the coding sequence ATGTCAATTGTTGCTAAAATCTACAGAGGAAATTTAGTTGATGTAACTCATATAGGTCACATCGCTGTTGTTGACTATACTGGAAAGATACTTTATCACTATGGTAATCCTGAAAGGGTAACTTTTGCCCGTTCTTCAGCTAAACCTATACAAGCAATACCTTGTATAGAAAGTGGAGCTGTAGATGCTTATAATATTAACGATAAGGAATTAGCACTGTTTTGTGCTTCTCATAGTGGAGAATACTTCCATACAAACTATGTTAAAAGTATTTTATCTAAAGCAGGCTTGAATGAAGAATATTTACAGTGTGGTACGCACTACCCTTTAGCAAAATATGCAGCAGACAAATTAATAGCTAATAATCAAGAACCACAAAGTGTACATTGTAATTGTTCTGGCAAGCATTCTGGTATGCTAATAACAGCAAAATTTTTAAACGAAGATCTAAATACATACTTTAAAGAAGAACATCCTGTACAAAAAAGAATTATGGAAATAATTTCGGATATTTGTGACTATAATAAAAATGATATTATAACTGCTATTGATGGATGTGGCGTACCCGTTCATGCTTTACCTCTTTATAAATTTGCTCAAGGATATGCTAGACTTTCAAAGCCTGAATTATTTAATGAAAAACGAAAAAATGCCATTAAAAGAATTACTAATGCTATGACTTCCTATCCTGAAATGATAGGAGGCACTGACAGACTATGCTCTGACTTGATGAGAGTATGTGGTAAAAAGCTGTTTGCAAAAACTGGAGCATCTGCTTATTATGCTATAGGTTTAAAGGATAAAGGAATAGGTTTAACCTTTAAAATGGAAGATGGTAACAGCAAAATTATCAGTGCAGTCATACTTGAAACTCTTAGACAATTAGATATCATTACAAATGAAGAATTAAAAGAACTCGATAAATACTATAATATTCAATACAAAAACCATAAGGGGGAAATTGTAGGTCATATTGAAACAAGCTTTGAATTAATAAAGGATATAGAACAATAA
- a CDS encoding hemerythrin domain-containing protein, with protein MDGIELMVEEQKCIKRILLVIREECYGILKGDDINYDDITMMISFVKHYGMISELDFGRLYLKELEKAVVRVKAGDDESKLDVIANAISYTHLLYRHIGKEDKNGYTFAKREFPNHIIDIIN; from the coding sequence ATGGATGGTATTGAATTAATGGTTGAAGAGCAAAAATGTATCAAAAGAATATTATTAGTAATTAGAGAGGAATGTTATGGTATTTTAAAAGGTGATGATATAAATTATGATGATATTACTATGATGATAAGCTTTGTAAAACATTATGGAATGATATCTGAACTTGATTTTGGAAGACTGTACCTTAAAGAGCTTGAGAAAGCAGTAGTAAGAGTAAAAGCAGGTGATGATGAAAGTAAATTAGATGTTATTGCTAATGCTATATCTTATACTCATTTATTATACAGACATATAGGAAAAGAAGACAAAAATGGCTATACATTTGCTAAAAGAGAGTTTCCTAATCATATTATTGATATAATAAATTAA
- a CDS encoding copper amine oxidase N-terminal domain-containing protein encodes MSKKIFSITLILIIVLTSAVCSFAADGKQVVRETKKIKDSQLGKVKNIKKEKVMKNEEEKEIDENNNVQEWEKTKNELEIQKDEAEKLKDELEAKYEVAKESGDLELATQLKSELDASKEQFKSLKNDMHSVILERKAMIKSKYTEEEMQKLKEAEEKIIEDQPEAKILPVDSIFSKSAKFKFDTPPVIKYGRTLIPVRAITEGFKANVEWKPDTKEAVVTKGETEIVLQLDSNIAIVNGEEIELDVKSGMLNNRMYVPLRFILENLGLKIDWDEENETIEIDEEENEADEENQDSDTDEQIQDDETDEQVQDSDADEQIQDDESDEQVQDSDTDEQIQDDESDEQVQDSDADEQIQDDETDEQVQDNETVESIQ; translated from the coding sequence ATGTCAAAAAAAATATTTTCCATTACATTAATTTTAATAATTGTATTAACTAGTGCAGTATGTTCATTTGCTGCAGATGGAAAGCAAGTTGTACGAGAAACAAAAAAAATTAAAGATTCACAGCTAGGTAAAGTTAAAAATATAAAAAAAGAGAAAGTCATGAAAAATGAAGAAGAAAAAGAAATTGATGAAAATAACAATGTACAAGAATGGGAAAAAACAAAAAATGAATTAGAAATTCAAAAAGATGAAGCAGAAAAATTAAAAGATGAACTTGAAGCTAAATATGAAGTAGCTAAGGAAAGTGGAGATCTAGAATTAGCGACTCAATTAAAATCTGAATTAGATGCATCTAAGGAACAGTTTAAAAGTTTAAAAAATGATATGCACTCAGTAATTTTAGAAAGAAAAGCTATGATTAAGTCAAAATACACTGAAGAAGAAATGCAAAAGTTAAAAGAAGCTGAAGAAAAAATAATAGAAGATCAACCAGAAGCGAAAATATTACCTGTAGATAGTATATTTTCAAAATCAGCTAAATTTAAATTCGACACTCCTCCTGTAATCAAATATGGACGAACTCTAATACCAGTTAGAGCTATAACAGAAGGTTTCAAAGCAAACGTTGAATGGAAACCAGATACTAAAGAAGCAGTGGTTACAAAAGGTGAAACAGAAATAGTTCTCCAATTAGATTCTAATATAGCAATAGTAAATGGAGAAGAAATAGAATTAGATGTTAAATCAGGTATGCTTAATAATAGAATGTACGTTCCATTAAGATTTATCCTAGAAAATTTGGGTTTAAAAATTGACTGGGATGAAGAAAATGAAACTATTGAAATAGATGAAGAAGAAAATGAAGCAGATGAAGAAAATCAAGATAGCGATACAGATGAGCAAATTCAAGATGATGAAACAGATGAACAGGTTCAAGATAGTGATGCAGATGAGCAAATTCAAGATGACGAATCAGATGAACAAGTTCAAGATAGCGATACAGATGAGCAGATTCAAGATGACGAATCAGATGAACAGGTTCAAGATAGTGATGCGGATGAGCAAATTCAAGATGACGAAACAGATGAACAGGTTCAAGACAATGAAACAGTTGAAAGTATCCAATAA